A window of Natrinema versiforme contains these coding sequences:
- a CDS encoding nucleotide sugar dehydrogenase: MAESSTDGLYGSSQSPNRQRDRVTSGEVPVAVYGLGKMGLPLAAVYAETTGNVTGVDVDPTVVETITDGESHVVGEPGLDDLVAEQVDAGRLTATTDGSAAADAARIHVIIVPTLLDDENEPNLATVESVAGDIAAGLEPGDLVIAESTLPPGTCRDVLRPHLASESGLEPDEFGLAFCPERTSSGTALRDIRGQYPKVVGGVDDESTRAAAVVYDELSDNDVHPVTDATTAESVKVFEGIYRDVNIGLANELGRLADELDVSVREAIDTANDLPMCQLHDPGPGVGGHCIPYYPHFLLGRTDEPMAVTETARRVNDEMPAVVVDRLERELAATGTDLADASVVVLGITYRPGVEETRASPALGVIDGLRERGAEVAGVDPLVDPTDYGARAVGIDALAEEAFDAAVIVTPHADFDRIDWPGLEPMVVLDGRDAVDLSATAHREYDLGGSSDGRPPRGSPAREGDAGSTETNERAAAADGEPAAHRTDGGNDV; encoded by the coding sequence ATGGCGGAGTCTTCGACCGACGGGCTCTACGGCTCGAGCCAGTCGCCGAACCGACAGCGCGACCGGGTAACAAGCGGCGAGGTTCCGGTCGCCGTCTACGGGCTCGGCAAGATGGGGCTCCCGCTCGCGGCGGTCTACGCCGAGACGACGGGGAACGTCACCGGCGTCGACGTCGATCCGACCGTCGTCGAGACGATTACCGACGGCGAGAGCCACGTCGTCGGCGAACCCGGCCTCGACGACCTGGTCGCCGAGCAGGTCGACGCCGGTCGCCTTACGGCGACGACCGACGGGTCGGCGGCCGCAGACGCGGCGCGGATCCACGTCATCATCGTCCCGACGCTGCTGGACGACGAGAACGAGCCGAACCTCGCGACGGTCGAATCGGTCGCCGGCGACATCGCGGCCGGCCTCGAACCCGGCGATCTGGTGATCGCCGAGTCGACGCTCCCGCCGGGGACCTGTCGAGACGTCCTTCGGCCCCACCTCGCGAGCGAGAGCGGCCTCGAGCCCGACGAGTTCGGGCTCGCGTTCTGTCCGGAGCGCACGTCCTCGGGGACGGCGCTGCGGGATATCCGCGGCCAGTATCCCAAGGTCGTCGGCGGCGTCGACGACGAGAGCACGCGCGCGGCGGCGGTCGTCTACGACGAGCTCTCGGACAACGACGTCCACCCGGTCACGGACGCGACGACCGCGGAGTCCGTCAAGGTGTTCGAGGGGATCTACCGCGACGTGAACATCGGGCTGGCGAACGAGTTGGGTCGACTCGCGGACGAACTCGACGTCTCCGTTCGCGAGGCGATCGACACGGCCAACGATCTGCCGATGTGTCAGCTCCACGACCCCGGCCCGGGCGTCGGCGGCCACTGCATTCCGTACTACCCGCACTTCCTGCTCGGCCGAACCGACGAGCCGATGGCCGTGACCGAGACGGCGCGCCGGGTCAACGACGAGATGCCCGCGGTCGTCGTCGACCGCCTCGAGCGGGAACTCGCGGCGACCGGCACCGACCTCGCGGACGCCTCGGTCGTCGTCCTCGGAATAACGTATCGGCCGGGCGTCGAGGAGACCCGCGCGTCGCCCGCGCTGGGAGTCATCGACGGCCTGCGCGAGCGAGGGGCCGAGGTCGCGGGCGTCGACCCGCTCGTCGATCCGACCGACTACGGCGCTCGAGCCGTGGGAATCGACGCGTTGGCCGAGGAGGCCTTCGACGCCGCCGTGATCGTCACCCCGCACGCGGACTTCGACCGGATCGACTGGCCCGGCCTCGAGCCGATGGTGGTCCTCGACGGCCGGGACGCAGTCGACCTCTCGGCCACGGCTCACCGCGAGTACGACCTCGGCGGCTCGAGCGACGGCCGACCCCCGCGGGGGTCGCCCGCTCGCGAGGGCGACGCCGGGTCGACAGAGACGAACGAGCGAGCGGCCGCCGCCGACGGCGAACCGGCGGCCCACCGCACGGACGGAGGGAACGATGTATAA